The Penicillium psychrofluorescens genome assembly, chromosome: 2 nucleotide sequence CTCTAAAACCAACCACCCACATACCAGAGTGGTCCTCGGTTCTAGTCTCCAAAATTCCACCTACATGTCAAACCGATCAAACACACTGCAGTACGACCTTGTTTCTTGGCTCGGCATTTGGATCCGGAGTCTACAAAATCCCGTTCGATGTCAGCCACCAAAGCTTTCTGCATGGTTCCCATATTCTCTCGTTTCACTTATCAGGACTGTCTTAGTGGGACGATATGGAATCTCATAATTTACCTCTATCGGTCAGTGAGGTAAGAAAAGAACCAGAGACTGTCACAATTCACGCCCTAGAGAACGAGGCTGTTACTCCAGCGCAGCTTTTTCGGCACGGACTAGAATTATCTCCCACTGGCTATGTACAATGGCGAAAAGACTGCAAAGATCACCCTCGCAATTGGCATGTGTGGAGGAAGGCTTACGACACCAGCATAGTCATGTTTCTGGAGTTCTATACGTGAGTCGTCTCTACGGTCGCTTCAGAATCATGAAATTGCTTATTGGCTTGACTCAAAAAGAACAGCTATCAGCACAACAGGGGTGAGAATGCCGAATCGGCTCCAAGGAACGAAGTATCCTGTTAACCAATTGACTAGCCCTCCGCAGCGGAActggcagaagaagattaCGGCACGAATAGAATCACCCTGCTTGTTGCGTTCAGCCTCATGTAAGACAGACAATGCATCACCCGGTACCCATGCCCATGATTTAAATCCATAGGTACCAGATCGGTCAAGGATTAGGCGGTCTTGTAATCCCATCTTGCTCCGAGCTCTTTGGAAGACGGATGCCCTACATCATATCCTGCTCTTTATTCAGCCTATCCTGCATGATTGTGGGGGTGGTTCCACACATCAGTGCGGTTTTCGTTGGACGGTTCCTTTCAGGGCTTGCTTCTGCCGTCCCCTCCGTCGTGATTTCCGGGACCGTTGAGGATCAATTCAACTCCGAGCATCGGGTGTGGCTCGTCTTGCTCTGGAACGCAGCCGCCACTGCTGGACTTGCCTTTGGGCCGGTCTATGCGTCGTGCATCTCCGGAGTAGCCAGCTGGTAAGAAGCAACGCAGACACGTTTGAATGTTGAACTGAGACTGGAGAAGGCGTTGGATATTTTACAGTGCGGCTATTGGCACCGCGGTCAACACTGTTCTTCTGCTGGGCATGCGAGAGAGCCGACCAAGCAAGTTGCttcgcaagaagattgcTTCGCTATCACAGGAATCGCCGGGTGCTCAACTCAAGTTCCATTCTGCGGACCCCTTTCCGGATCTGGCGGCCTTTGTCGATGTCGTCTTTATCCGGCCAACGCGGATGATGGTGACAGAGCCGATCCTGATAATAGTATCGGCTCTGAGCGCCATCTCTTGGGGGATTGTATACCTCTTCTCGGAATCCATAACCAGAGCGTACTTAGGGCTAGGCCTCCCTAGATCCAGTGCATCCTTCCCCCTCCTCGCCTTGATTGTCGGTGTCTGCATCGGCGTATTGCCACACATATGGGATATCCGCAAAATGCGAGAAAAGAAACGCCGAAACCTGAAGATCGAGCCCGAAGACAAAATCTTGGGATTTGCGTTCGGTACCCCGGCACTCGCCGCCGGCTTGTGGTGGTTCTACGGCACAACACCGCCAGCCATGTGGAGGGCTCATTGGCTACTTCCGACAGCTGGCCTAGTCCTGGTGGGTTTAGGGGTCAACGAGATCGCATATACGCTTAGTGGATATCTCACCGATACATACACGGTCTActctgcttctgcttttGCGGGACTAGCTTTTGTCCGCGCCCTGGTTTCCGGTATCATGCCGCTTATCGGGTATGCCATCTTCGATGGATCGCAGACAAGGCTTCCGGGGTTCATTATTGCCGGAATAGCAACGATGTTCTGCGTTGTGCCCTTTATTTTCTTTAGGCTCGGCAAGGCGCTTCGCTATCGAAGCCAGTTTGCAAGCTATAGCTTTGAAGTCCACATGCGGACACAAATCGGGGAGATGTAGAGGTTTACGATATTGGAAGGAGGGAGGtgggggtggtggatgcATGCATGCACAACTAGACTGAATTAGATGGGAGTAAAATATCAATACCAACTCAATTGCATTTGCATACAATACTCTTTCTATTTGCAGTTTCGAAAGCATGGCAAGCACCAAATAAAAATAgagtgaaaaaaaaaaccataAACAATTCATCGCCCTGGGCACACTTTGtccgaaaagaaaacaaagccCAGTAGGCGGAACGAAGGATATCACAATCAAAAAACAAGATATCATTTTCAAACCATCCATCCTTATCCAAAGCACCCAACCCAATCAAACATCATCATTCAACAGCAACTATCccccatcaacatcaaccccGGAACCCTTGAATCAAGCACCGCTAACTTTCCGTTTACTCAAAAAGCTGCGCCGATTCATCTTCCCGGAAGCAGGCGAGTCAGCCATCACTGAGGCTGCATCGCCATTCGTAGAGTGCGAAGTAGTAGGCCGCAGACCCGCTTCGGACGAGTTAAAGCTGCTCCGAATAGTCACTGTACCCTCACCAACAGGAACGGGCTTGTCCTGATCCGCCACGGAACCCTGGTCACCAACGAAGAACATCGCCTCGCCGAGGGTGTCGTCCGATCCGAAGGCTGAGTGGTCCGTGACGCGGATCTGGTACGATGCATCGGCGGTTGTGCTCGGAACGCGGAAGGACTCGTCGTAGGAGATGGGGCTGTCACCGCTGGCTTTGTGGGCTTTTGTCTTGTGGACTGTCTTTGCGCCCTTGGCGCccagggcgaggacgaggacgcgCACgttggcggaggaggggaatCCGGACGCTGAGACGATGGTGATACTCGCGGTGCCTTTTTCGCCGGCGCCTgtgccgccgaggatggaGGCCGTGCTGCGGTTGCGGGAGTGCTCCTTGGTCGGGGTAGTGTGGCCCGAGTTGGTGGGTGAGTCGCCGTCCacgagagcggcggcgggttTCAAGCCACCACCGCTGGGAGACTCGTGGGCCTCATCTTGCGTGGCCAACGATGCGTTGTCCGCGTCGTTCTTGTCCTTGTGGTGCACTTTCCCCATCACACCGCGGCGCAGGAAAGACGCACCACGGATAACGTTGCTACCGACAAAGCCAACGCCCTTGATGGGTGCGCCGATGACCTTGCCGGGCGTGGCGAACGTACCcgagaaggtggaggagccCTGCCGAGAGCGGATCACGTAGGTGGGCTTGAACAGGAGCTTGAGACGGATGGCGCCAGACTTGCCGTTCAAGGGCAGGGTCATCTCATGAACGCTGAAGGgctcgagcttctccagGTCGATCGAGGTAGCACCCAGGAAGTCAGCCTTGTCACCAAAGTCCCAGTCATAGACATCCACATGGAAATCAGCGCCAATGCGGGACTTGATAGACGTCTCGAAGAACTCGTTCCACGCCGGGTGCAGCGTTTTCTTCTGGACCTTGGTCTTGAATACTTCCTTATCGACCAGTCGGAATTTGCAGTAAGGGTCGCTATAGCCATTGCGGTCGGCCGAGGGCAGATCCGCAGCGTCGAGGACCTCCACTCGCAGAGTTCCCATGTTATTGATACTTTCTTTCGGGTCGAGTTTCATCTGTGCAGGAATGTACCGTGCGCTAACTGTAACTTTACTGATGTCGCCTTCCGGCGAACGCAGGGTAAGCTCGGTAGGCGTGTACAGAATACGCTGCAGGGTAGACAGCGTGTCGCCCGTCAACTTGGCAACGGTGTGCTCGTCGTTGCTTTCCTTGGTATCGTCCTTGCGCACGAGACGCAGGGTGATCTTGGAAAATTCAAGCTCACGCACAAAGGCATCACCAACTGCAAGTCATGGTCAGCACATTGCCCCTCCGTATATAAAGGAGGTACATACTATCTTCGAACTTGGCATTTTCAGAACGAATCTTGGGCGAGATGTAGGCCGGGAACATATAGTCGTCCATCAGAACCTCGAGATGCACATTACTGTGTGCGAGCTTGCCCTCGTGGAATTGGAATACAATAAATCCAGACTCTGTATCTCCGTTAGCATCTGATCAAACCAGACCCCCAAGAGGTACATACCGTATTTAGCGAGGTCCTCCGCACTGATGTAAGTCCTGGGAATGCTTTTGACCGAGCGAATAGAACCACCCTCGGAGTCGCGAGTGGTCGGTCGCGATGCGCTAGTCTCCAGACTGGCACGGCCGTTGGTGGTAGGCGAAGTAGGTTCCTTTCCGTTTGAAGCGGCGCCATTGGACAAGGCTGTGGAGGCCTTGGAAACCTTTGAGTCGACGCTGGCAGACTTGGAATGCATGCTCTTGCGCGGCATGCCATCTGCAGCCTGCTCTTCTGCCTCGTCCTCCTGttcaacctcctcctccgggTTGACAACCGGAATGGTGGGGTAGAAGGCAACGGTATAGTTGAGTTGGCCCTTGATGGGACCATTGCCAATGCGAAGACCAGCGCTGAGAGGTGCCTTCTCATCATCGATTTCGTATTCGCCGGCTCCATTTTCACGCACAAAGTCGGCAGCCTTGATATCCGCCCAGCCGAGAGTTCGGTCCTTGTTCATGGATTCCTCATCCATTACCTCCAAAGTGAGCTTCTCGCGGGCGCTGCGAATGGGGATGTAGACCACCTCATCCCATTCGGGATCCAAGTTGCTGCGAAATGTCACGGTGCGACCACGGGTGACACCCGACAGCAGGACACGGGCGTAAGGGTCGGATTTGCCCACCGCCTCCAAATTCCGTAGGTTGGTGGCACTCTTGAAATGGAAGCGCATGACGCCAATGGGGTCAATGTAGCCCGCTGTACCAGCAATGCCGGTGAGGGCGACGGGTTTCCACTGCAACATCATCTTGACACGGCCACCCTTGACACCGTGCAGATGGAACCATTGCTGGCCGCgctccatcatcttcttcataTCGTTCATCTTGATCTGGTACCGACCAATGATCGGATCGGTCATAAGGTCGCGATCGTCCTTGATGATCACGCCCAAGCGAGCAGCCTTGCTGTCCGTCACGAGGAACTCCTTGGCGTTATCCTGGAAGATGGGGTTGTTGGTACGCTTCAATttgctggtggtgtggaTCTCCTTGCCGTTCAAGAGCAGCACAGCGTAGGGGTTGAGCTTGCCGATCATATTCTTTCCATCGAGAtccttggcctgctcgacGGTGAATTGGGCAATACCGGTATTCAGCTCCGGAGGGGGTAGCTCCTCGCCAGTGTCCGATTTTGCCGCCTCGATAACCGGGAAGAAGCGGATGTCACAATGGACCGCACCACGACTGCGACCGCTCGACTGCACCTCCAGATAGAGACCCTCTTGCGTGGGCTCTTGTTCCAGCTTGTCCAAGGCAAAAGCGGCAGTTCCAAGCTCTTTGTCTTTGCGATACTCGTTCCAGTCGTACGGCACAATGCTCAAAGTATCGGAAAAAGAAGTAATGATCACGTATATAGTCTCGTTCCAGCGAGGGCTGGCATTCTCGTGGACAGTCTTGGTCCGACCCAGCTCCGTGCCGTTGTTCAGCGAGACCACGGCGTATGGATCCGGAGTACCAGAGAACTTGTCTGGGTTCTTCAGCTGGTTGGCGCCGTGCAGCGTAACCGCCACCACACCAATGGCCTGGTCAACGGGATTCCCTGCCAGCATCTTCGCAATCTCAATGGGGAAGACATTCGGGTCATACATCATCGGCTGCAGGTTGGCGTGAATCTGTTCCTTGATGAAGGACTCCAGACCCGGAATGAAATTGATGTCGAATCCGAGATGGTCGCCCCCCAGAGGCTTGCACACGTAGTCGATCTCGGGCTTGTCCAGAAAACAGATATCGACACGATCGATGTGAGGGAAGGGGAGCTGCAGCTTGACCTTGACGCGCATCAAGCCCGTGCATGCCATGTCCTCGACAATGACATCGAGCCCCGTGCTAACGACACCTCTGCCAACCCGCACTTCCAAGACAATCTTGGGGttgatcttgttcttcagcTGGCGCTCTGTCAGGTCCATGGTATCATTGGGCGTGAAGCTAAACTTCCAATCCATGATGACGGTGTCTGATTCGGTCTTTGGGTATGTCTTGACGTGCTCGAGACGCGGCGGCTTGTTACCAAGAATGAAGGTCTTCAGACGCAGGCTGTCCAGGAACGCAGGGCACGATGTGCTCAGAACCTGATCGACGGAGCTAATGATCGTGTCGCAGATCACGGGGGCATAGATGGGCCAGAATTTAACCAGGAAGCTGTTGATCCACTCAAGACTCTCGGTGTCGGTCTCGAGACGCTGCTTGGCCATTTCACGGTGGACATCATCCCGAAAATTgcggcggactcggcgaATCGACGTGCGGTAGTAAGTGCTGCACGCGGCCATGACGAAGAGTACCCAGCCGAGACCACCGCCCAGAGCAGCGATCAGCCACGAAATCAAGCAGGCGAACACGATAATCCCAGCATTGTGGTACCAATCTGTGGAGCATCTCTGTCAGCACCGCAGCGACAAACAAGTGTGGGTGTGTACAAACCTCCAAAGAGCTTGTCGGACAGTCTGCCCTCTAGGAAAGTCTGATGATCAAGCAAGGTGCCCTCCGCGTCCTCACCGGCCAGCTTCTCGGTAATGAACGTAGGCGCCCATCCGGTGCGATTGCGCGCCCAGCGAAGATCCTCATCCATTTCCTTTCCGCCCTTTTTCTCCTTGAGTGTAgcatcctcggccatgatcgCAGTGGCTGATTGCGGGGGCGGGAGGTCATAGTCTGCCACGCCATCATTCTGAAATTAATTAATTAATTACTGCATGCACCACGGAGCCTAGAGTACCCACCTTGTCCGTAACGACGGCCATTCCCTTAGGCTTCTTATCACGGAGGGACTCACGCGGCGCGCCCTGTCCGAGTCAGTCACTCCGTCACCCATTGCATAATTCGCGAAGAGAGGAAACTCACTGAACCAGCCGCCTCGGCCTTATCCTCAGGCGAAGCATCCGGGTCGAATTGATAGGCTGGGACACCAGCCTTGCGAGTCTCATCGACAAGCATCTCCTCGACCTTATCTGGGTTGACCTTGGATTGGGGATCCTGGTGGAGTTCCTGGGCAGCCTCGATGaccccttcctccttcatctccgtGTTCTCCGCAGCGGCGGacgccatctcggcgatcGGTCGGGTGTGTCGAATGCAAGGGTGGGAAATGGCAAGCGACCGCACAATCTGGCGCTAGCTGgggtgaggaagaaaatgttAATGGGCGAGTtgagttggagaagagaatgaaagaTGCGGGGAGAGCAAGTTTGGGTTGATCCGGATCCGGATCCGGGGATTGGGAATtgggggagtgggagtgggagtggacACAGGGTGGGTGGGTTGACGTACGGGTTTGTAAAATGgcaggggagggagggagagagtgaggCAAGCGTTGTACACACacagaagaggagggagagagtgtGAAAGTGAgtgagagggagaaagagtgagagagagaaagtaGTGAGGGAGAACTAACGCTCCCGATCAGGGTGGGACCTGCCAGCCGCTTGCGTCAAGAAGGAAAGGTCTGTGGCTGGTACCTCCACAGGTAAAGCATGGTCAGTATTTCAcagcagaaaaaaaggaGATCGGAGTGAGCTTGCTAGTCACTGAATGAACTAGTGGATCGAAGATCGTGACGTCCTCCTCCTAGCTGGGACCCGATCGGCGGATCCTCGGGTGCCTGGGAGCCTATGAAAATAATGGTTCTGGCGGGGAGGAAAGCAAATCAACAGCACTAGTAGATTGGCAAGCATAGTCCGTCCAGCACCGCCACAGAAGATGATTAATCTAGACCAATTTACTGGAGGTTTAGGTTGACTAGTGGACGAGTGAGTTGGTGATGCTGAAAGCGGAACCAGCCAGCCCTACGCCGGACGCGTTAGGCAGACAGATTACCTAGCGCATCCCCTGCCCAGGCACCACGTCGACCCCTATTTGCGATGGACATGCTAGGTACGAAAATGAGGGCCATTATAACCAATTCAATTGCCCTCAATTCTTACCGAGTGATTACAGTTGGTTGTACACGTGGCATGCAGACCCAGGAGGCACTACTGCACCGAGTACATGTGAAGCGCGCCCAGAATACGATCTATCATCGATCGGAACTGGCGGGGGTGTTGGGGCGTATTCAGATTGGAATTCGTCAAGGATGATAATAAATAAGTACATAATAATACCTAGTAGTGTGGGGGAGATTCAAGAATGAAAGCGATTCTGAAAAATCTACCGCCCCATGCGGATGACGCCCGCCGCCATCAACTTTTGGATCTTCATCCGCACCTGTGCGTTCTTCATATGCTCCTGCAGCGCGGCCGGGTCGCCCTTGGCTTGCTGGAGGATGCTCTGCATCACCGGGTCCTGGAGGATGGCCATGATCTACGGATGTTAGTTAGCATCTGGGCCCCGGGTTTGGTGAGGGATGTGAAAACTTACCTCGGGATCATTCTGGATACGCTCCATGGTCTGCTGCTCCGTCTCGCCCGCCCGCGCGCTGAACTGCACATCCAGGCacttctgctgctgttgctcgATCTCGCGCGCGTGCGTACCGTCGTCGTGCTCCGCCGCTTCGGTGAACACATCCAGCGCGCGGTTGTACTCTTTCATCGCGACCAGCGCCTGGCCCTTGCGCATATACGCACGAATGAACTTGGGGTCGCGAGAGATAGCCTCATCGCAGTCCTGGACGGCCCCGGGGAAGGCCATCAGCTTGATGAGCGCGGCGGCGCGGTTCGTGTACCCCCGCGGATCGGTGGGGGCGCGCTTGGTCATCTCCGTGAAGGCATCCACGGCACCGGGCCAGTCGCACTCCTGGAACTTCTGCTGGCCGAGCTCGcgggccttctcggcctcggcgggGTCGATGTAGgcgtccttctcggccttgcTCTTGGTCTTTTCGGCATTTCGCAGCTTGGTCAGAGTATCGGGGGTCCGGTGCTCCATGAGTGACTTGTTGTAGAAGTCAATGGCCTGCGCCAGGTCGCCCAACTTCTCGTAGGCAGTCCCGATTCGGGCATAGGCCTTGGCCATCAGCTTGAAGTCGGCCCTGAGGTCCCGGCCTTCCTCGACGGCTTGCTGGCAGGTCTCAATGGTGCCCTGGTAATCGCCCTTCTCGAACTTGGCGGCCCCCATGTTGTTCAGATAGGTGATGTCCTTGTGCAACTCCCAGGCCTTGTTGTAGTgctcgatggcctcgtccagctgcttcttcttgtagAAGTCGTTgccgatcttcttctcggcgtcaccagcctccttggccttcttcttggcaaccgcctcctcgtcctccggctcgggctcggggGTGGGCTCCTTGGGCTTCTGCTGAGAGGTGCTGGGCTGGGCATCCGGCATGGGCTGGTCCCCAGATGATTCACCACCCGGTGGCGCACCGAAGTTCATATCGATGCCGAGAAGCACACTCATCACCTGCAGGAAGCGCGGGTCACGGATCTCCTCACCCACACTGTTGGGGTTCTCTTGaatcttcttcaacttcGCCATGAACTCTGGGTCGCTGAGCAGGCTGGCCGTCTTGGGGTTGCTGGCCAGTTTCTGGAGCATGCCCGGGTCATTGAACATGCCACCAAGACCGCCCATCGGGTCTCCAGTCACCCCGTCAGCCGTAGCCTCCGCATTGATAGCCCGCTGGACCGCACTCAGACCGGACTTGGCCTGTTCGTTGCCGGGTTCAAGATTCAGGGCTTCCTCGTAGGCGTCGTGGGCGGCCACTACCAGTCACGCATGTCAGTTATTGGCTACCATCCCCAGAAGTACCGACTTACGAAGATCTCCCAACCCGCGGTAGGCAGCTCCTTTGCGGAGCTGGCCCTTGGACCAGTCCGGCTTGATGCCAATAgccttctcggcgtcatcgagAGCTTTCTGGTATTCGGTCTGTGCCGCGTAGACGGCGGAGCGGTTGGAGTAGAGGATGTGGTTCTCGGgctcgacggcgatggcCTGGGTGAATTTGTCACTGTCCTCATATCAGCATCTTCACTCCATCCAACGCGGGGTACAGCAACACATACATGGCAGTAGGATAGTCCTTGGCGGAGAAGGCCTTGTTGCCTTCGGCCTTGAGAgcgtcggccatgatgaacaaTCAAGATGGTCAGGAGTCCAAGGGAGAATAGGTTGtcaagaaagagaaaggggagCACTgcaggatggatggatggctgGATCGAGCTTCTCGAAATTTCCGGAACATAgtttctgcctcaggcagaaTGTTGCAGCCCTCAGGCATCCACAGCTTCCTCGCCGCACTAAACCCGCTCGGGCTAAGACGATTCGTCTCTCCGCcgcagaaaaaaaaaaagcgaaGTCACAAACACATCATTTTTCTTGACTCATCCACCCAAGTTACTATGCTCCCGTAACGATTTTGTTTTAGTCTGGCCGGTCGAACATGACAGCTCGCCCTCCAATCAGTCTGACCCCCTAGTTGATCCGTCGTTGCTACCCGCCATGGCCTCCGCGGGGTCTCGTGTCCCCGAGCTGGCCGCGAAGCTCTACGATGCGTGCCTGACCCATTTCGAGGCCGACCGCATGTTCTTCCAGgaggatcttctcggcctAGGTGTGATCCCGACCAACGACCTGGCACTGCTGGTGCAATGCGCCCAATCGCTGGTGGATCAGAAATTGATGCGCCTGCTGCAAACCAAGACTGAGCGTCTGGCATGGAAGATTATTCCCAGGGAAGACGCAGAAAAGTATGGTCTTGACTTcttccgccatctcctttTCCTAACGGTGTTTTTCTTGCTAGACTCCAGAACCTCAACCCCGATGAGAGTTTGGTCTACAATGTCATCCACTCCAACGGCCGCTCTGGCGTCTGGGTCCGAGCCATCCAGTCCCGCACCGGTCTGCACAAGTCTATCCTGGACCGCTGTGTTAAATCCCTCGAAGGAAAAAACTACATCAAGAGCGTCCACAATGTCAAATACCCCAGTCGGAAGATGTACATGCTGGCCGGGCTGGCCCCAAGCGAGGATGTCACCGGCGGCGCATGGTTCACCGACGGAGTCATGGACGTTGACTTCATCAACAGTGTTGCGGGATACATTGAATACACTGTGAGCCGCAAGAGCTGGTTCGAAGTGCCGAGCCCAGACCATGGCCGCAACAAGCGCCTCAAGACCGCCACAGGAAAATCAGACATCAAAGAGGAAAAACAATACCTTCCCTTCGCAGCCAGATACGAAGGCTACCCAACCGTGGAGATGATCACATCCGCCGTCAACGAGAGCGGGATCACACCCGTGACACTCCGCGAAGAGAGCATCGTACAATTGCTTGAGATGCTATGTTACGATAAAAAGCTCGTCGCCCTGAACAACGGCCAATATTACAAAGCTATCAAAAACCCGGAGGCCGTCAAGACCAGCCAGGCCCGCAAACCCGCTACCGTGGACGACCAGGCCGACGCCGAGGTGATGAAACACCTGCCTAAAAACGGTATGACCGAAGCCCCTTGCGGCCAGTGCCCGGTTTTCAACCTTTGTTCCCCTGGAGGTGCCGTGAGTCCAGAGACATGCGAGTATTTCGACCCTTGGTTGTCAAGTACTCTTGGGTTCTGAACGACGAAATGGAAATGGCTGGCTTGGGAAAGAACCACCCCAAACAAACCTTGGTAACCTGTTCCCATCCCATACCACACCTTTTTGCATATAGGGGATGAGGGAAAAAGCCCTCCAAAATGGGACATGTGTGTGCATAGCGAGGCGTTTTTTCATGTTTGGATTTTGTCGAtcctcttcttttgcttccccttccctcttcacctcTCCACCTCTCCATCTTTCAAATACCACCTCCCAActcctccgtctcttcctccgtgaGAATGTGAATTCGTCGGtgggttggggttgctgcAGTTAGGTTGCGGCGGGTTCTGTCTTGTTATTTAGTCAGGTGGTGATTCAGGTGGTGACTCTTGGGACATCTGCTGGATTGTGCCTTCATGGCGACATTCCTTTCGTTTTCCCTCGTGTGTTTTTCCCGAGGGTGCCTAGTGCACCCGCTGGCGGGTACCTCCATCTTGGTGAAAGGGAGCCAGAAAGAGTTGTGCGAATACATTGCGGTGTCTTTTATCCGTGTGTCCCCGATCGTAGTCATCCATCATAGGTCGCTGAAATTGGAGAATAAATCGCTTGAGCATCCGATCAATGTCTGCTACGTAGGGACggaaaatatatatcttagGGTTGCTACAGACCAACGTATAGTTATATATCTTCTACCTGGACACGGAGCAGCCTTCAATTACCGTACAACTCAATCATTCTTCACAAACAATAAACAGAACCGAAATGCCGACTCGACTCCCGCATACACAATCACCTCGACGAATTCTCCCCCGGTGGGGCACCCGCACCAACCCCACATCCCCCGGTTCCGAACACCGCCTTTGCCAGGTCTAGCCTAGTGCGTCAGTCTTGAGCTTTCATCGCCGATCCCAGTTGTTACGCAAATAATCCCGCGTATCATGCACAACCCTGCATGATCCAGTGATGTCGACAACCGCAGACAGCCGCGTGCTGGCGCTGAAGCGCAAGCTGCAGAACACAGATAGTACTCGCCACGAGCCCGTCGCAAAGCGACATAGCCTTGCGAGCTATGATCCGCAGACACCATGGTTGAACGAGACGAAGCCCTCCGGGGCCTGGGGGAGGATGGCTAACCCTGCCGTGCGTAGCTCTCTACCCTTGGACAATATGGTGTCCGCAGTGCAAGATCTGATCGATCCGGACTTCGATCCCCTGACGGCGATTTTGGACGAAGAGCCGCGGTTTCTGAAGCCGTTGCCAAGTGCTATTGCGCCGGAGGATTTGGAGTTCTTGCGGTTTCGCGGTGCACTTTCTATTCCAGAGAGTGGGATCAGGAATGAATTGCTGCGGTGCTATATAAAGTGGGTGCATAGCTTCATGCCCGTGCTCAATCTGCAGGAGTTTCTGCGCTGTGTGGCGGAAAACGACCCAGAGGGGAATGTTAGTCTGCTGCTGTTTCAGGCAGTTATGTTTGTTGGTACGGCGTTTGTCGACCTCAAGCACTTGCAGGCGGCGGGATACTCGACAAGGAAAAGCGCGCGCAATGCCTTCTTTACGCGGTTACGAGTGGGTTTCTCCAAATGAACAAAGTGTGTTTGTATACTAACTATATCTGCAGCTGCTCTATTCGCTCGACTGCGAGGAGGATCGTATCGTCATTCTGCAAaccctgctgctgatgacATATTGGTCCGATCCGGGAAACAGTCCGCAGCGAGACATCTGGGATTGGATTGGGATTTGCAATACCCAGGCCCAATCGATCGGACTGAACAGAGACCCCTCGTCGGCCAATATGGACTCACGTACCCAGCGGCTACGCACTCGGCTGTGGTGGTGTCTATATACCAGGGATCGGCTGATTGCCCTGGGTGTACGACGCCCGTCACAGGTCAACGAGGGAACGAGCAACGTGCCGATGCTGAAGCTCGACGATTTTGATTGTGAGCCATTTTCATCATCTGTGGTGGCTCTCTTTCGCTGTCGACAACTCGAAGATGGGTCGCACCAGCAACGGCTTGCAACAATGTTCATCGAGAAAGTAAAACTTTGTCAGTGTATCGGCCGGGTATTGTTCGCCCAATACACACCTTCTCAGCGTCAGTTCGGAGCCACAGATCGCACAACCATCACTATCGTCCCACGACAagcctccgagtccgaatTCATGCGATGCCGCCAAAAGCTCGACGGGTGGCTTGCGGGATTGCCCAAAGACGCACAGTTTCTTCCAACATCGAACACCAATTTTCAGGATGGCGAAGATGTGCTTTTGCTGCACGGTGCCATGCTGCGCA carries:
- a CDS encoding uncharacterized protein (ID:PFLUO_003468-T1.cds;~source:funannotate), whose product is MASAGSRVPELAAKLYDACLTHFEADRMFFQEDLLGLGVIPTNDLALLVQCAQSLVDQKLMRLLQTKTERLAWKIIPREDAEKLQNLNPDESLVYNVIHSNGRSGVWVRAIQSRTGLHKSILDRCVKSLEGKNYIKSVHNVKYPSRKMYMLAGLAPSEDVTGGAWFTDGVMDVDFINSVAGYIEYTVSRKSWFEVPSPDHGRNKRLKTATGKSDIKEEKQYLPFAARYEGYPTVEMITSAVNESGITPVTLREESIVQLLEMLCYDKKLVALNNGQYYKAIKNPEAVKTSQARKPATVDDQADAEVMKHLPKNGMTEAPCGQCPVFNLCSPGGAVSPETCEYFDPWLSSTLGF
- a CDS encoding uncharacterized protein (ID:PFLUO_003469-T1.cds;~source:funannotate) → MSTTADSRVLALKRKLQNTDSTRHEPVAKRHSLASYDPQTPWLNETKPSGAWGRMANPAVRSSLPLDNMVSAVQDLIDPDFDPLTAILDEEPRFLKPLPSAIAPEDLEFLRFRGALSIPESGIRNELLRCYIKWVHSFMPVLNLQEFLRCVAENDPEGNVSLLLFQAVMFVGTAFVDLKHLQAAGYSTRKSARNAFFTRLRLLYSLDCEEDRIVILQTLLLMTYWSDPGNSPQRDIWDWIGICNTQAQSIGLNRDPSSANMDSRTQRLRTRLWWCLYTRDRLIALGVRRPSQVNEGTSNVPMLKLDDFDCEPFSSSVVALFRCRQLEDGSHQQRLATMFIEKVKLCQCIGRVLFAQYTPSQRQFGATDRTTITIVPRQASESEFMRCRQKLDGWLAGLPKDAQFLPTSNTNFQDGEDVLLLHGAMLRMLYHATSSALYRPWAAVTKDQSKSRTEWRNNARTKMHEAAAGITHIIQGLNQLDLTRFLPQSGVTVILPAAVAHLTNTMSDNPAVRESSMYSFRRCIQVLHGLKEVYPAADMEVANIEAAIKMQSGNSGAFLQIMQSSLDAVSKTSSETTLSAQSPHLLNDKPVADTSNTQLPRPRATSFHERDPKLQQQQRKPRAQTIHEPSRPFFSNDFDNHLLSTPGSSKNTDPLTTTDSPFDFLSLDADLFSNLVSPPSDLTSTNTYMNYPQNTSISPTNAADLDSVDWTQELFRNEEDDVTNHLNNANDRNQSQSQDLEMHDQEDLFSFALGDDRNNDHDMILSGSGGGDVGGSHQRQYSTSSHHHHPPEITGDLDKDLGFQTGDEDMF
- a CDS encoding uncharacterized protein (ID:PFLUO_003467-T1.cds;~source:funannotate); translation: MADALKAEGNKAFSAKDYPTAIDKFTQAIAVEPENHILYSNRSAVYAAQTEYQKALDDAEKAIGIKPDWSKGQLRKGAAYRGLGDLLAAHDAYEEALNLEPGNEQAKSGLSAVQRAINAEATADGVTGDPMGGLGGMFNDPGMLQKLASNPKTASLLSDPEFMAKLKKIQENPNSVGEEIRDPRFLQVMSVLLGIDMNFGAPPGGESSGDQPMPDAQPSTSQQKPKEPTPEPEPEDEEAVAKKKAKEAGDAEKKIGNDFYKKKQLDEAIEHYNKAWELHKDITYLNNMGAAKFEKGDYQGTIETCQQAVEEGRDLRADFKLMAKAYARIGTAYEKLGDLAQAIDFYNKSLMEHRTPDTLTKLRNAEKTKSKAEKDAYIDPAEAEKARELGQQKFQECDWPGAVDAFTEMTKRAPTDPRGYTNRAAALIKLMAFPGAVQDCDEAISRDPKFIRAYMRKGQALVAMKEYNRALDVFTEAAEHDDGTHAREIEQQQQKCLDVQFSARAGETEQQTMERIQNDPEIMAILQDPVMQSILQQAKGDPAALQEHMKNAQVRMKIQKLMAAGVIRMGR